The genomic stretch cgctgcagctacaaaggcctactcttgcatgaatttcgtgcatcaggcctctagtacttaataagagagaagaaaaagcagaTTTGACAGAGGCTTCCTTTTGTGAGCTCATTGGCAGTGCAAGGGACAGTTTGGCCCTTGCAGTCTAGCTCTCACTTCTCTTTCTAGGCTTACCTCCTCCTaatcctctccccttctccctctcccctctcccttccgcaCTCTACACAACCCCTTTGTTGCAGCCACATTGAACTACTTCCTCTCCATTCCCAGAACACTGGGAACCTTTGAAGAGTGCATGCTTTGCACATGAATTCCTTGGCCTGTAAATTCCTGTTGCATTCTTCATTCAGCACAATTCCCTCAACCTCCAAACACATCATGACAATTTATGAATTATATGAAAACTTAGAAATTACATCACATTGACCAGAAATTAATGTTCAAAACAACTCTTGGGAGAATCTAATaatgcttccttttttttaattaaaattttttttaatgttgacattattgcaggagtctccatcctccctcccccacctttgcccacctccatcctccccaaCCTCCTTCTTCCTTGGTCTTTACtaaattattgtctgtgtccatgggggtatcatatatgttctttagctatttcctttaccttctttatccagttacCCTACTCTCCTCCCCTTGGGCATTAGCCAGTTTTTTTCCTGTAttcatgcttctggttccattttgttcatcagtttattttgttaattagattccacatattagtgagatcatatggtatttgtctttctctaactagcttatttcacttagcataatacactccaggtccatccatggtgttacaaatggtaagagttccttcttttttacagccacgtagtattccattgtgtgaatgtaccacagcttttttatcgactcacctgctgatgggcacatgggctgtttccagatcttggctcttgtaaataatgctgctatgagcatagggatgcatatattctttctgattggtgtttcaggattcttagaatatattcccagaagtgggatcactgattCAAAAGgtgattccatttttaattttttgaggaaacttcatactgttttctacagtggctacaccagtctgtattcccaccagcagtacacaagggttcccttttttccacatccttgccaacacttattgtttgttgatttattgatggtagtcattctggcaGGTCTGAGGTGGtaactcattgtagtttttatttgcatttctctgataattagtgaccttgagcatttttttcatatgtctattgaccatctgtatgtattctttggagaagtgtctattcagatcctttgcccattttttaattgaattgtttgtctccCTAGTGTtgagttgtaaaagttctttatatattttggaaattaaccccttattagatgtatcattggtgaatatgttctcccatacagtgggttctatttttattttgttgatggcttcttttgctgtgcagaagcagtttagcttgatgtagtctcatttgtttatcttttcctgagtttcccttgcctttggagACATATCAGCAATATTgctgagagagatgtctgagattttactgcctatgtgaTTTGGCTTTCTTATTGTGTCTTTTctttagatagaaaaaaaatgcatctgaACTCTTAACTGAACTCAGtagaaaaatatacacaaaagcattgggtaagaacatttttttttagggTGATGGACCTGGAGGACTCTTGCTCTGTTGCATGAAGCCCAGGGAAAGAATCAGGAACTCCTGAGTCCCACTCACAGGCCTGAGCAGTCGTCTATGTAAGCTACAAAGTGATCCTCAGAACATACGTTCTCCTGACTCAACTGAGTTCTCCTGACTCAGTGTGGCCTGGTAGGGGAAATggtggagaagaaaaaagaaagcccatTACTTGTGCTATTATCTACCTCTGAGTTACACTGAATAGTGAGATCAATCAAAGTGGTTTGTTTGTTCAACTAGTTTATTTTTTAGTGAAgcaattgtttgttttgttttgaggaagTTTCTTTGGAAGAATTAAGGGCAAAGCAGAGTGGAAATTACTTGTTTCTTCCATGTAATCCTATAATAACTACAAGTTTTTTATAGTCTTTTGGTTCCCACAAAGAGGTTTGTACTcatgtgtttttgtgtttgtgtgtgtgtgtgtgtgtgtgaaaaaaatcattgaaacatatttcttttaccaggaaAGATAATTTTGCTCTGTATACTGAAAGTCAGTGTACCCAAATCCACCAAAGGCAGACTGCTAAAAAATGtcagagtaaaaaacaaaaatagtatgTGGTTGTctctggcattttaatttttatataaatttctctctctctctctctctctctctctctctctctctcttctctctctctctctctttacccctAGTAAGGAGCAAGTGCTATTTTtgtaaacaggaaaaaaacagtattaaaaattttacaaaataaaccattttattttaagcaaatcTACTTTAGTGAACAGCAGCACAATGAAACCTTTGGGGAAAACAATCAAGAACAGGTTTGTATTTGAGAAGACAGCTATCCCATATCCATTTTCACAGAGCTGCTGCCCAAGAATGGTGAACAATTTATATTCCTGAACTAAAGTTATATCTTACCTCAGTGTTAGATAAGATACTTCCTTATCACATTTAGAATATTATTCACtgtattactttatttctttatataactTCTTAGAAACTAAATATTGTATTAAGTAAGTGGGGCTTAGTTTGgagattattttccttattagGAAGGAcccaatttccttaaaaaataaagcaattaccAGGAAAAAATCAGGATATATTATTCCCTACATTACTGTGACATAATCCTCCTCCTTGCTTTGACTCATTTATTATAGAATTGTCTAGGTGCATGGGATTTCTgataatttcattaattttattgcaTACCAAATTTCTGatgacaataacaacaataattacAGCAACAATAACATGTGCTtagtgttttataatttacaGAACACTTGTATACATATTCTTGAATGATCTACAATATCATTATatccagataaggaaactgattcTGAATGGTCAAGAGACTGACCAAGTGTTAGCACCACATGACATAGTGGAAAAAGATTGTGTACTTATAAATAGACAGACTTGGTTTCAAAACCAACACCATAATGTACTAACTGGCAAACTAGCCATTTATCCACTCAGATAAACCATTTAtccattttcttcctccttcctaacAGTGTCTTGAAATGATGAAAttaaagtgcctggcacacagtaggttgTCAATAAATATTAGTGCTCTTCCCTTTTTTACAAACTGATCCTGGGTTCAGAGCATCATTTAGGAAATGGACCCCATGGTTATAGATTGCCTGGCCcctctatattttcttatttattgtatGTGGGCATTTGCATGCTCTTGTAGAGCTGGACTGCAGATGCATGAGAGTTGAGAATCCACTCTCAGCGCCTCGCACAGTGCCTAGCACTAAGTAGGCCACCTATACATATTTGTTGTGTGAATTATTGAGCTATTGAATGAATCCACATGTTTGGCTCCTGGACACAGCACATGAAACACCCTAGGGTGCCTGACCCACCTAGGTGTCTGATCTGGTTGACTTAGTTACATAGTGGCCTGTGAAGCCCACCCTGTGCCTTCACAGCAGAGATCAGATAATTTCTACTCTCCCTTCCATCCCTATTATTTTGAATCTCTGATACTGGTGACAACAGTCTTCTTCCCTAGGCCCCAGGGATGGTAGCCCCTGATGTGCAGAGCTCCAGCCAAGGTGGCAGAGCGGGGACATGAATAACCTCCGTTAGAACAGGCACGAGCGTGGACTATATGAATAGGGGTTCCTAAGGGTGTGTGTCTTCATCCAGGCCTGTTGCCCCTTGTGAGTACTAAGGAaaggagaacttttttttttatcaatacaAAAGTTTATTTAACAAAAGTTCAATGTGAAAATGGACAGGACTCTATTTTCATATTGTAGTAAAACAGGTGCTGTGGAGAGGGGACATATGGAAGCAGTTGATTTCTCTGATAACTACAGCCATTCTTTATACTCGTTCCAAGGCTTCTAACATGATGATACTATTTCCTTGTATTACCACCATTCCAATATTGTTCTGTTGCCCACCAGTTGCCATCTCCACACATTCATCTATCACAAGATTCATAAAGGGATCAAATCCCCGTAATATTCCTTGGACATGTCTGCCACCATTTAATTTCAATGATAACTTCttgtccataattttttttttaactcaggagGGTGAGCTTTGCTTATGGTATCCAAGCGAGCTCAAAGATACTTCCAAACGGAATTCACGGCCTCTATGAAAAGGAGAACTTTTGAAATCAAAGAGCTTCATGAAGGAGTTCTGAATTTGGGGGATGAGCATGTGAGCGgaaaaaattgcatttttattttcactcactCCCAAGGGAAAATTAGCATTTCCTTCAATTATGAATGTAGGTAACACATCATAGTAGTGTTAGCAGTACCTATTGACAAAGTCACAGATATTTCACATCATATTACAGTTATTGGCAGATCTCTCAAAATATCACCTATACTCATCACTACTTTGAAAATATGATAGTTATTTGACCCGCCACTAGATTTTGTTATTTCATGTGTTAATACAGGAGACATATATTGCCTTatcataaatttgttttaaaaaatggtctgaTACTTTAATGTAATTGGTGTTCTTAAAATTCTaacattaaaaatgcatttaagaaTATTATTCACTAGATTTTCAGAGGTGTCCATGATCCAAAAATAGTTAAGAGTGCCTGCTATGGTTTGAACTAGTCACAAAGGTGGAATTGGTGACACTGCATTCACTGAACAAAATACCATTTATTCAGGATTTTCATGATATTGTAGTAATGCTTAACAGTCTGATATCAGAATTGTTCCCAACTAGCTCTTTGTCTCATATCAGACTCAGCTAGTAATAAGATATGAGAATTAATAGGTTaaactattaaattatttaagacAACAAATTCAAGTGCTTTCTTGGGAGCATGACTTTAGAAAAACTTAACTGACTCATTGACTCACAGGCCTTGGCGTCTTGACAGCTATTTTCCCCCTTTGGTAAAGACTCTAAAGACATGTCAAATGGCTTAATGTCtcacttttttaaatgtgcagtGTATTTGTGGGGAGGGATGGTTTTTcctttaaatgtcattttatttattttttctccacatataaacatttttatttagagagatcaaaagatataaattattattgatttatttatattgagTGCTTTTATTTTGCCTTGTATTCATGTTGAGTGCTCACAGAAAGTATTAGGTTAATGAGTCTGGAGACTAACATCTTCTGTTTATATACTTATTTGGGAAACAGAAGATCTCTAAATCATTCCGTGTAAACTTGCCTGCACTATGTAGCTAATTGCCTCAAACTTAACCCAGGAAGCTTGGGcttcatccatgcatccatcatAGGGCTATAAAAACACTAGCTATCACTCTAAATCATTGTATAAAGAggtcctttcttctttttcccttcctccttttacCCTCTCCTCTGGTATTACCAGGAGGCCACCGATTGGTGTTCTGTgactctcctttttccttttgcaCCCAAAATACTTAAGGTGGCCATAGCTATTTGTTCTCTAGCCCTTCCTAaattcactttcttcttctttctctttacaTCTTCTCTTAGCCCCTATGCACCTATTTTGCTCTATGTTAGTGGTATGTATCAGTTACTTCCTGAACTAAGTAGCAAAGTGGATAACTAGATTGCCAGTAATATTCTGTGAAGCTGAACAGTCTGATACATGAGGGGGAGATATTCCCTGATCCTGTCAGCTGCCCTTCTACTACAAAAGCTTTTATCTATTATAGTTGTCTGACTACTCCCAGTAAAATTGCACTTGAGTCTCAGACCAGCCCCTATAATAGCATTCTGCGTTTAGAAACCATTGAACTGGAGGATTTTCTTGGCATGGTTTAACATTATACTTTGGCTGTGGTACATGCTAGGGGAAGACTTTGATTGTCTAGTTATTCGATGATGAGAACCATGATAAGTGTGTAGTAGTAACTACTCTGAAGCCACATGCTGCTATGGTCAAAAACACAAAGCTATGTGATAAGTTACTTGTCTTAGAAGACTGTactgggttgaattgtgtccccaccAAATCTCTGTCCACCTGGAGCCTTAGAGTTTTACTTGTttggaaatagatttttttcagatGTAATCAAGTGAAGATGAGGCCATACTGAATTAGATTGGGCCCTAATTCAGTAGctggtgtccttagaagaagaggGTAATTTGgacccgacacacacacacacacacacacacacacacacacacacacacacacacgcaaagaGGACAACATCATGTGAAGATAGAGGCAGAGACTGAAGTGATAGATCTATAAGCCACGGGTTGTCAAGGATTGCCTGcgaccaccagaagctaggagggcgctttctctctctctttttaaattttctacattgattaaggtattacatatgtgtcatttTTCCCACATTGccctcttacccccccccccatgcccttaccctcctggtgtctgtgtccattgcttatatgcatgcatgcaagtcctttggttgatctcttccccttcccccgaccctcccttgccttcccacTGAGTTTTGAcaatctgattgatgcttctctgtctctggatctgtttttgttcatcagtttatgttgttcattatattccacaaatgagtgaagtcatgtaatatttatctttctccaactgacttatttggcttagcatatgctctccaggtccatccatgctgtttcaagtggtaggagttccttcctttttacagcagcatagtattccattgtgtagatgtaccacaggtttttaatccactcatctgctggtgggcacttaggctgtttccaaatcttagctatttgtaaattgtgctgctatgaacataggaatgcatatatcctttctgattggtgtttctagtttcttgggatatattcctagaagtggaatcactgggtcaaatgggagttccatttttagtttttttgaggaaactccatactgttctccatagtggctgcaccagtctgcattcccaccagcagtgcacgagggttcctttttctctgcatcctcgccagcacttgtcatttgttgatttgttgatgatagcctttctgacaggtgtgagatggtacctcattgtcattttgatttggaGATGCTTTCTCTTTTAGAACCTCCAGAAGGAAAACAACATTGCCAGCTCATTGATTTTGGACTGATATCATCTAGATAAGTATTTGTAATTTTAGGCCACccagtttgtagtattttgtaatgGTAGCCATAGGAGCCAAATACAGAACCATTAACAATTCCCTCCTACTCCCTTGTTCTCTTCCTGATACACTTCCACTTTCTCCTTAAGTCCAATATCTTATACAGTCTCTTCCCTGCCCTGTATTAGGCTCTTTTCTAGGTTGTTTAGCCTTTGGCTTAGATATGTCAGTTTCTTCTCTAAGGGGTCTTGCATTTGATGTCTCATTTCCCTTGAGTGAAGGTCATGTTGACATCCTCAAGCTGTGGAACGGGCCATTGTCTGTTGTGAGACTTTCTGGTGCCTTTATAATATTGTCTGCCAGAAGTAGACTCTACCCCTTTATTAGGCAGGTTCTGGTAGTGAAGATCCCTGAATAAGGAGCCAGAGAACTGAGTTTGAAAAACTTGTGCTTTTAGTTATTTCTTAGGTTCAATGCAAGTATTAAgagcaagaaaaattaataacccTGGGAACATTCCTTAAATAATAAAGGAATGGGAGCTGGCAGATAACTTCCAGCTTCCTGTTCTTGGGGAGAAGAATTCTTAGGTGCTTTTACATGATTCCTCTGAGACTCAACAATGGGACTGAGCCCTATTGCCCACCAGTTAAATTTTTACCTTTAATAGACTCCCTCCCCCCcgctttcccttctctctcccagtCCTTTACTCTGCTTTCTGAGAGCATTTCTCAAATAAACTACCTATACTTGCACTCAAGTCTGTGTGTAAGATAGAGGGGTACTAAAGGTGGTTCTAGAAAGTAGACAATCAAGCTGGGATTGTTTAGTAGGACTGGATCACTTAAAAGCCAGATTACAACAAAAACCTTATTGGTGGTGGTAGTAACATCacaatatttaaaagtttctaGAAAAGTCTCTGCTAGGTCAATGGGGAGCCCCAGAGGACAGAGATACCTAACTAGAGGAGTCCCATGAGGGACAGGAATAGACCAGTTTCTAGAATGCTATTGTAGTTGAACTTGAATGCCTAATAATGGGGGTATCAGATATCTATGTGATTGGAACTGCCTATCATAAACTTTGTCCTTAGTTGGAGTCCCCAAATCACGATGTTGGAAAGATGAAGTTGCAATATTGTATGATAAAATAGTACATCTGGGAACTGGTCACATGGCACAAAGTTAAGAGATAGGTAGCCCTGACCCCCATGTCACATACTCCTCTTGTACTCATAGCTTTCCCTTAGCTAACCC from Eptesicus fuscus isolate TK198812 chromosome 6, DD_ASM_mEF_20220401, whole genome shotgun sequence encodes the following:
- the LOC114231556 gene encoding small nuclear ribonucleoprotein G-like; translated protein: MDKKLSLKLNGGRHVQGILRGFDPFMNLVIDECVEMATGGQQNNIGMVVIQGNSIIMLEALERV